The following coding sequences lie in one Molothrus ater isolate BHLD 08-10-18 breed brown headed cowbird chromosome W, BPBGC_Mater_1.1, whole genome shotgun sequence genomic window:
- the LOC118701555 gene encoding syncytin-A-like, with amino-acid sequence MMAGWFKEVPGKIRVRWKLYAIALLIFASFVDSVDHQAWAPPQPKTNIWVTLANLTKQETICLSLSSPGNPFTTCLVGLPADPWPCPSHVPTCKVSNARTSVDNWDQWVSHFPIAPQEPQELELLGSVMADACIHFNHRSLLSVKNHSNVVTSIMTVYRNASACCNYTTKRVSVSSNDPIQLPAGYFLVCGDRAWAGIPSMLHGGPCTLGRLSLLTPNMSMILNMSRRHRRSKRMAHAFAADCRDDVKFWSPAAIIAASFLAPGVSAARAHAILNRLGCWLAKQTNATYLAISSLLLDVDSICHATLKNRAAIDFLLLAQGHGCEEFEGMCCMNLSDHAQSVHSQLSELWRLTGNLQVESGLRIDGWLKSLSLGSWLRSVVKIGIVVAIVALLLVLILPCFCICLQNMVRKMIATAFNQTMLVQQKNRGNMESFLDNCLAEKGHFDVIPLDKDRGNKMGIMQPVSNR; translated from the coding sequence ATGATGGCCGGGTGGTTCAAAGAAGTGCCTGGAAAGATCAGGGTGAGATGGAAACTTTATGCTattgctttattaatttttgcttctttcgTGGACAGTGTAGACCATCAGGCATGGGCCCCACCTCAGCCCAAGACTAACATATGGGTCACCCTGGCAAACCTAACTAAACAGGAGACTATTTGCCTGTCATTATCTTCTCCTGGCAATCCATTCACAACCTGTTTGGTTGGATtaccagcagatccctggccgTGCCCTTCACATGTACCAACTTGTAAGGTCAGCAATGCCAGGACGAGTGTGGATAATTGGGATCAGTGGGTTTCCCACTTTCCTATAGCACCACAGGAACCCCAAGAGTTGGAGTTGTTAGGGTCAGTGATGGCAGATGCATGTATTCATTTTAACCATAGAAGCCTGCTGTCAGTCAAGAACCATTCTAATGTTGTAACTTCCATCATGACTGTCTACCGTAATGCATCGGCCTGCTGCAATTATACAACAAAGAGAGTGTCAGTCTCATCCAATGACCCTATTCAATTGCCAGCAGGATATTTCCTGGTATGTGGAGACCGTGCTTGGGCCGGTATCCCATCAATGCTGCACGGGGGACCATGTACACTTGGACGGCTGTCTCTACTTACACCTAACATGTCCATGATACTAAACATGAGCCGCCGCCATCGTAGAAGCAAACGAATGGCTCATGCATTTGCAGCAGACTGCCGGGATGATGTGAAGTTTTGGTCCCCAGCGGCCATAATCGCAGCATCTTTCTTAGCTCCAGGGGTATCAGCAGCACGTGctcatgctattttaaatagGTTAGGGTGTTGGcttgctaaacaaacaaatgcaacttATTTAGCGATTTCTAGTCTTTTGCTTGATGTGGATTCTATTTGCCATGCAACACTTAaaaatagagctgcaattgattttctcttACTTGCACAAGGCCATGGCTGTGAAGAATTTGAAGGCATGTGTTGCATGAACCTTTCTGATCATGCACAGTCTGTTCACTCGCAGCTCTCTGAGTTGTGGAGGTTAACTGGGAACTTACAGGTAGAATCAGGCCTTCGTATTGATGGATGGCTCAAATCTTTAAGCTTAGGATCATGGTTACGCTCTGTTGTTAAGATTGGCATTGTAGTAGCTATTGTAGCTTTGTTGTTAGTATTaattttgccatgtttttgtATATGCTTACAGAATATGGTGCGAAAGATGATAGCTACCGCATTTAATCAAACCAtgcttgttcaacagaaaaacaggggaaatatggagagctttttggataattgtctagctgagaaaggccacttcgatgtgataccgttggataaggataggggaaacaagaTGGGGATTAtgcaaccagtgtccaatcgCTGA